The DNA sequence CGGCTTTAGGTGGCGGCGGACGCGGCATGCGTATGGCCTTCAACGAACAAGAAGCCCGCGAAGGTTTCGAAAGAGCCCGCAGTGAAGCTTTGGCAGCATTCGGCAGCGATGAAATTTATGTCGAAAAATACATTCAAGATCCAAAGCACATCGAAATTCAGATTTTAGGTGATGAGCATGGCAACATCGTTCACCTTTACGAGCGCGACTGCTCCGTGCAACGCCGCCATCAAAAAGTTGTCGAAGTGGCACCATGCGTTTCCATGTCGGATCAAGTCCGCCATGAAATCTGTAACTCTGCACTTCAATTGATGAAACACGTCGGCTATGTGAATGCTGGAACTGTTGAATTCCTTTTGGAAGGCGACCAATTCTACTTCATCGAAGTGAATCCGCGTGTCCAAGTGGAGCACACAATCACAGAATTGATCACAGGAGTCGATATCGTGCAATCACAGATCCTGATCGCCCAAGGACAAGATCTGCATAAAGAAATCGGTATCCCGCAACAGGCAAATATCCCGTTGATCGGCGCTGCTATCCAATGCCGGATCACGACGGAAGATCCGTTGAACAATTTCTTCCCTGACACCGGAAAAATCAACACTTACCGTTCTCCAGGCGGCTTCGGTATCCGATTGGATGCTGGTAACGGATTCCAAGGTACGGTCGTAACACCGTTCTTCGACTCCTTATTGGTTAAATTATGCGTACACGCTTCGACATTTGATCAAGCCGTCAGCAAAATGGAACGTTCGCTGATCGAATTTCGTATCCGTGGCGTGAAAACGAACATCCCGTTCATGTTCAACGTCATCACGCACCCGATCTTTGTATCAGGCGATGCGAAAACGACATTCATCGATACGACGCCGGAATTGTTCGAATTCCCTAAAACGCGCGACCGTGGTAACAAAACGATGCAGTACATCGGAAACATTACCGTTAATGGCTTCCCGGGCATCCAAAAAGGCCACAAGAAATTCTATGACAAGCCTAGAATCCCGACTGACATTGTCGTGCCGGAACAAAAAATCATTACCGCCAAAAATATTTTGGATGAAAAAGGCCCTGCAGCCGTCAGCCAATGGATCAAGGACCAAAACCATGTGCTCTTGACGGACACGACTTTCCGTGACGCGCACCAAAGTTTGTTGGCTACCCGTATCCGCACAAACGAAATGCAAGCCATCGCAGCTGAAACGCAAGCAGCAATTCCACAATTGTTCTCTTCGGAAATGTGGGGAGGAGCTACCTTCGACGTGGCCTACCGCTTCCTGAGCGAAGATCCTTGGAAACGATTGAAGAAACTGCGCTCGCAGATGCCGGATACTTTATTGCAGATGCTGTTCCGTGGATCGAATGCAGTCGGATACCAAAACTATCCCGACAACGGTTTGGAAGAGTTCATCAGACTTGCAGCTAAAAACGGGATCGACGTTTTCCGTATCTTCGATAGCTTGAACTGGACGAAGCAGATGGAAAGAAGCATCCAGTACGTACGCGACAACGATAAGATCGCTGAAGCAGCCATCTGTTACACAGGCGATATCAATGATCCGACACAAACGAAATATACAATCCAATACTACAAAGAGATGGCCAAAGAGCTGGAATCATTGGGCGCACACATTATCGCAATCAAGGATATGGCAGGTCTTTTGAAACCGCAAGCGGCTTACCGTCTGATCAGCGAGTTGAAGGATACTGTCGATCTGCCGATCCATCTGCATACGCATGATACAAGCGGAAACGGCATCTACACATACTCAGAAGCGATCAAAGCCGGCGTCGACATCGTAGACGTGGCAATGAGTGCCATGAGCGGTACGACTAGCCAACCGAGCATCAGCAGCTTGTACTATGCTTTGGAAGGTTCTGAACACGAGCCGGACATCAACATCCATAACGTGCACAAAATCAACCGTTATTGGGAAGATATCCGTGACTACTACGAAGAATTCGAAGGCGGCATCCAAACGACTTCAACAGAAGTCTACGACCACCAAATGCCGGGCGGACAATACACGAACCTGCAACAACAGGCGAATGCTGTCGGCTTGAACGACGAGTGGGATAAAGTCAAAGAAATGTATGCTGACGTGAACAAAATGTTCGGCGACATCGTGAAAGTGACACCATCTTCAAAAGTTGTCGGCGATATGGCCCTGTTCATGGTCCAAAATAAATTGAATGAAGAAGATGTCTACGCAAAAGGCGAAACCATCGACTTCCCTGAATCCGTCATCAGCTTCTTCAAAGGCGATTTGGGTCAACCGACAGGCGGATTCCCTGAAAGATTGCAAGAGATCATCCTGAAAGGCAAACAAGCCATCACAGTAAGACCTGGCAGCCTGCGTGAACCGATTGACTTCGTTGCTTTGAAGGCCGAGTTGGAGGAGAAAATCCAACGCACAGCCAGCGATGAGGACGTCATCAGCTACCTGATGTACCCGCAAATCTTCCTGGATTATATCGCAGTCTACGATAAGTTCGGCGATGTCACTAAGCTTGACACTCCTACTTTCTTCCACGGCATGCGTATGGGCGAGCAGATCGAAGTCCAGATTGAAAAAGGAAAAACCTTGATCATCAAACTGAACTCGATCGGGGAGCCTGATTCGGACGGGATGCGCATCCTTTACTTCGACCTGAATGGCCAAGGCCGTGAAATTGAAGTCAAAGACATGTCCATCACCAGCACGAAAGCGATCCGCAAAAAAGCGGAACCTACAAACAAAGAACACGTCGGCGCAACAATGCCGGGTTCTGTATTGGAAGTTCTCGTCAAACGCGGCGACCGCGTTTCGCAAGGCGATCCAGTCGTGATCACCGAAGCGATGAAGATGGAAACGATGATCCGTTCCACAATCAACGGTGTCGTCGATCAGATCTATGTCATCGACGGCGATCAGATCGAAGCCGGAGACCTATTGATCGAAATCGAAGCAAAATAAAAAAATAGAAAAGCGGAACGGGTTCGTTCAGCCCTGAAAGAATTTTAGGAAATCGTGCCGACTGAGCATCGTAGAGCGCAATAGGTACGATTTATCTAAATTCCGAAGGGCTTACCCGTGTAGCTAGACAACTTATTATAAGCACAAGAAGGGGAGGCTCCAAAGGAGACCTCCCTTTCGTGCCGCTTTCCCTAGCGTCATATCAGTAAATGTCCGATAACCATAAGGAATCGGACATCCAGCTACCACACGCTTCGGGCGTTGTCCGATAACCGCAAAGAATCGGACATTCAGTTACCACTCGCCTCGAGGGTTGTCCGATAACTGCAATGAATCGGACATCCAGCTACCAACCGCTTCGAGCGTTGTCCGATAACCGCAAGGAATCGGACATCTAGCGACCTATCAGCAAGAAGAGAGACAGCTCATCCTGCGATCGCTCTTTCATATCCGTAATGAACTGCCCCAAGGAGGAACCTTTTTTGAAAAATGAATTAAAGCCCTATGTCCACGTCGCCCAATACTACGAAACTGATCAGATGAAGATCATCCACCACTCCAATTACATCCGTTGGTTCGAGGAAGCCCGCATCGACTTCTTGGATCAAATCGGTGCAAATTACGCAAACTTGGAAGCGAACGGCATCGTAAGCCCGGTGCTGACAGTCGAAGCCCAATATAAGGCAATGGTCCGCTATGGCGACTCCGTCTATGTCCTGCCCGAAATCGATTCATACAACGGAATCAAATTGTGTCTGGCCTACCGCGTCATCGATGTCGCAACTGGCGAGTTGCGCACGACCGGCAAAAGCAAGCATTGCTTCCTGAACGAGACTGGCCGACCTGTTTCGTTGAAGAAAGTCCAACCACATGTACATGCTAGCTTCGAAAAGTATCGGGATCATGTTTTCAGCGTTTGATCAGGTGTTTTAGGCAGCCACCAGTAAAAATATCTGACACAAGCACCAAATAGCCTCTCAGCTTCGTAAAAGCGGCCTTTAAGAGTTAAACCTGTTTCGGATGCGCCAATATACTCATCACCAGAACATGCCAGCAAGGTGTCTTTATCTATCGCAAAAAGCATGAGCCCTCAAATGAATGGGCTCATGCTTTTTATTCTGCGTTCTGATTTTCATTTTGTTCCAATATGCTCACGAAGCGGTCGGTCAGGTTCGCGGTGAATCCCCAGAGTCGATGGGTCTCCAGATGGTAGAACGGGACGCTATGGACGCCGATCCTGAATTTGTAGTCCCTGCCGTTCGGAATCAGTTCGAACGGGAAATCATCCGGGTGCTCCAGCCGAACCGTCGAAGAGTAGTAAGTCGGCCGGTTATCCATGAAATACTGAAGCGGCACCGTGAAAATTTCCTGAACTTCCTTATTGAAGCGGATATCATCCTTGTCCACGCCGACGATTTCGCCGACATAGCAATGAATGATTGCACGCTCGTTCATGATATAGTCCATTTCCCCCAAAATATTGATATTGTCCCTTTTTATGTTCAACTCTTCCATTGTTTCGCGGATCGCCGTTTCTTCAAAGCTCTCCCCAGACTCTACTGCGCCGCCCGGGAATGAGGTATCCCCTGGTTGGGAGATATGCTCGCCCCGCACCTCATAAAGGACATGCAGCGCTCCGTCCACCCTGATCAAAGGGAGCAGGACGGAGAAATAGCGCTGTTCCCCGATCGGCTCGGGTTCGTGTTCCGCCAATATTTTTTTGATATCCTCCAGCATCGTGTCCTCACCTACCGCTTGTTTTTCTTATATTATACACGCTATTATCTCGAATTCGAAACAATATGCTTGAGCCATTTTTTTTAACCTATCCGGCGATGATCTTCACGTGGAATTTGCGGTTGCGCGGGCCATCGTAATCCCAGAAGTAGATGCTTTGCCAAGTCCCCAGCAGCATCTTTCCTTCCGTCAAGATGATCGTTTCGCCGGCACCGGTCAAGGATGACTTGATGTGGGCATCGGAATTGCCTTCGACGTGCCTGTAGCTCCCCTTGTTCGGAAACGTATCCGTATAACCCCAATTCATGTCCTTCTGCACATCCGGATCGGCATTTTCATTGATCGTGATGGCGGCTGTCGTGTGCGGACAGAAGACGCCCATGATGCCGTCCTTCACGCCGCTTTTTGCCAAAGCATCCTCGAGATAGACATCGATGTTCGTCAACGACTGTTTGCCGCTTGTTTGGATTCGGTACGTGAACAGATTTTGGCTCATTTCCCTTTCCTCCCTTCCGCTCTACAAAAATTTAGCGCACGACTTCGATGCCGGCTACATTCCCGACATCGTGATAATTTTTCCCGGTTTTCTTGTCGCTGAAGTCAACCGTGACGATGCCGGAAAGTCCTTCTTTGATCAACTTATTCATCCCCTGTTCGGTCGGTGCCAGTAAAGCCCCGCCGTGGAGCACTTCCGCACAGATGGTAAGGGAGGCGGAGGCATGGGAAACTTCGATTTCGATGCGGTCATCGGTCAATAATCCCAAAGTGAATTTGCTGCGGTTATAGGTCGCAAATCGGTATTCCTCTCCTTCCACGATAAAGTTGCAGATGAAACCCTCGAATGAGGATCCGCGAAAAGGGATTTTCGCCACCGAGAAGAAAAGGCTGGTGCCCTCGTCCCGGAAATGATTGCACTGGATCCAGACATACTCTTCCGGAAAAGACGTCCCCCAGTCCTTTTCAAGGTAGCCTTTGCCCCCTGTAAAATCGCGGGTCTTGGTTCCAATCGCCACAGTTCCGTCGATGGCGTGATTCATGCTGATGACGCCGTGGTAACATTCCATGTTCGGGATGTAGGCGAAGAAACCCATGATGGATGGCGACACCGGTGTGCGTTTGACCGCTTGGAATGGCCCTAGTTTCAGGATGCCTTCTATCCGGAAATCCTCCTCTTCCAGATGCACACTGACGAGCGTTTCCGAAAAAACGCTGTTGCCGACTTTCAGCACAAATGGCGTTTGGTTGTATTGAAACGCAGACAATGGATAACGGATGTAGCCGGTCCGCAGCTCTTTATCGAGCGCTTCTCCGACATGGACATAGGAATATTGGATGAAACAGTGCGGGTCTTCCTCGGTGATCGAAATGCCGGGAATCAGGCTGAGGACGGTTTTTTCATCTGCTGAAACACTTTTGAAATACCATCCTTCAAAATAGGGACCTTGCTTTTTCAGGTCGCCTTGAAACAAGATCGGATGGGTCACTTTGTTTGCCATGGCGCAGCGCTTCCTTTCGCATGCATTCTTATCTTTACTATGCAACAACACCCCTTGTTCCGTCAATTTTTTGCATTTGCAGGAGAGTCGTTTTTTCGTTTTATCCGGTTGTTTAGCCAATGGTTGTTTTTTGAATGTCAGCTCCGCTGAGAGTGCCCTCATCGGAGAACGGTATTGCGCCAGGGAGCTCAATTCCGACGAGCGAATGTCCGCCGGAGTTGCCTGCGTAGCGGACGGCTGCACTCCGGCGAAGCCGCCGTGGTCGGAGGTGATGATCTTTTTGGATCTTTTCCTCCGGCGAATCAACAGCACCCTCATTCGTGCGCAACAAAAAAGAGCCCACCTTCAAATGAGGCAGACCCTTCTTCCAATTGTACTTATTGTTTGATGATGGATACGACGCGTGCGCCGTCCACTTCTATCGTCACGCTGTCGCCGGCTTTGATGAACGGCAACTGCTTGTCGATGGACACTTTAGCGATATAGATGGTTTCTGCATCGCCTTCCAACGTGAAGTAGTAAGTCGTTTCGCCGTCGATGACGACTGATTCCAAAGCAGTGATGGCACCGCTGATGGTTTCGGTCTCGACGACCTCTTCTTCCTCATCCGTTGTTGTGGAAACAACGCCACCTGTATAGGCGTTCCACGCAGCAGCCAAGGAATTGCCGGTCCCGACTTTCTGATAGTTCGTCGCATTCACAAAGGCGTACATTTTGATCAAGCCGGCATCATCCTTCAAGGATAACTGATAGACTGGCTTGTTTTCCATATTGAACAAAAGCGGGAATGTGCTGATGTAGCCTTTTTCCTGCACCGATCCCTGGGCGCTCTCCATGGCACTCCATTCGGTCGCTGTGCTGATGTTGTAGCGTTTCGATTCCTTGGTCCTGGAATTGACCAGCACAAAGCCGATATTCGATTCATCTGCCGCGACGGAAGTCAAACCGGTATACAGATACAGATCATCATTCAGCACGATGTAATTGTAGCCCTGTGCATTTTGGATGACACCCTTCTTGCTGATGACGCTGTTCAGGTAACCGCCTTGGTATTGCCCGTTGTAATTGATCTGCGTCATCACCATGTTCGCCGGGAACACGCGATCGACCCAATCAGGAACATCGGCAACGCTATAACGCGTGATGTCACCGGAGGAAGCATCCACAACGAAAATACCGACGACTTCCTTAGGCCCCATGAAGCTGAATTTTTTTTCAACGATAGGCGCGATGTAATAGGGATTGCCCTCTTCGTCCAATTCAAAGACCGGATTTTCAAACATTACAGTCGGATAGTTGAAAAAGATATGCCGCGTAATATCATCCCCGAAAAAGCCGGAATGGGAGTAATGAATGTTCTTCTCCAGATTCACCAATTCAGAATCTCCCGTCACCATATCGACGGTCACATAATGCGGAATGCCATCAGCGCGGTTGTTCAACCAGCGGAAAAAGCTGACGTATTCCAATGGCGAAACGCGGACCGAACCGCCTTTATAAGCGATCTGCGTGTATTCCGTGCTAACGTCGAATTGCGAAACCAAATTGAGGACTTCGCCCAGCTTGCGGCTTCCCAGACGCTCCGCCATATCGCGGTCGATCGTTGGTATCTGCGAAGGGTCCGTGATGGTCAGGTCCTCTTCAAAATTGCCTTCTGTATGCGTAATCAAGCTGGCGTAATCTTTGGCCCTGAAAATTTGGGAACCAAAAAGCATCCCACCAATCAAGAAGACAATACTGATTCCAATTATTGCTCCAGAAACTTTGTTGACTTTATCAGCTTTCGACCGATCCAAGACATTCATCAATGCTGCACTTGCGACCAAATACAAAAACATATTCGTCCAAAACTCCGGTGACTGGATCGACACTGGGGTCAACGCCGAATACCAATATCCTAAAAGAACGACTGCTGGTAGGCTATAGGCAATCGCCACACTTTTCCAATTTTTCACAACTCTACACCCTTTCTTTTCCTGTGAATCTTCCTTGATAAATCACTTAAGGATTTGATGCTAGTATTATACCATTTTTTTGAGGTATATTTCGAATTTCAATATATGGGATTATTTAGGCTGTCGGAAAAGATTGGGACTCTGAATCAGCGCTCCGGGCGAATGCAGGAAATGCGGGTTCACCGGAGGACGGCACTCCGGGATGAGCGGCTGCTCCGGCCAGGCGGATGCCCGCCGGAGTTGGCATCCATTTCCGCCTTCCTCCTCCGGCCGCCGCGGCTTCACCGGAGTTCACCCTTTTATCCGATCCCCACCTCCGGCCAAGCGCTCTTGGCTGGAGGTGGGCACTTAATGTTGCCGCGACACAAAAAAACCGAAGCAGCGATTGCCCGCTGCTTCGGTTTTTTAAACTGAATTAGTAGATGTCAGTGTCGCCTGACAAGAAACGGTCCACTTCGCCTGCGGCTAGTTTACCTTCTTGCAAAGCCCACACGACCAAGCTTTGTCCACGGCGCATGTCGCCGCATGTAAAGACTTTTTCCACGTTTGTTTTGTAGTCGGTCTCTGTCGCTTGGATATTGCTGCGCAGATCGCGTTTCAAAGCTAATTCATCCGGAATCGTATCTTCTGGACCGGTGAAGCCCATCGCCAGCAAGACTAAGTCCGCTTTCCAGACTTTTTCGGTTCCTTCGACGGGTACTGGATTCATTCTGCCTAACGCATCACGTTTCCATTCGATCTGTACAGTATGGACAGCCGTAACTTCGCCTGCCTCATTCTTTTCGACTTTCGTCGTGTTGATCTCATAGTTGCGCGGGTCGGAGCCGGTCAAGTAGATCGCTTCTTCTTGGCCGTAGTCCGTTTTCAGCTTTTTAGGCCATTCTGGCCATGGGTTCGTATCTGCATCACGTTTGTCCGGAGCTTGCGGCATGATTTCGAATTGATGCACGCTCTTCGCGCCATGACGGATGGATGTGCCGACACAGTCGGTACCGGTATCCCCACCACCGATTACGATGACGTGTTTGTCTTTGGCAGAGATTTTGCTTTCCTGCGGTTCGCCCGCAAGGATATTTTGTGTGTTTGCAGTCAGGAAATCCATAGCCATGTGCACGCCTTTTGCGTCATTGCCTTCGACATTGATGCCGCGCGCGCGGGTTGCGCCGCCGCACAGAACGACCGCATCATACGTATCAACCAATTCCTGGGCTGTGATGTCTTTGCCGATTTCGGTGTTGCAGACAAATGCCACGCCAGCTTCTTCCAGGATGTCCAATCTTCTTTGGATGATATCCTTGTCCAATTTCATGTTCGGGATACCGTACATCAACAAACCACCCGGACGGTCGCTTCTTTCGAAGACAGTGACCGCATGCCCGACTGAAGTCAAGTAGTGCGCAGTCGCAAGGCCGGCAGGACCGGAGCCGACAACCGCAACGCGTTTGCCGGTAGCCGGAGCTTTAGCCGGTTTTACCCAACCGTTCTGGAAAGCGTGTTCGATGATTTCGTATTCGATGCTGCTGATCGTAACGGGTTCACCGATAAGTCCGACTGTACAAGACCCTTCACAAGGAGCAGGACAGACACGTCCTGTAAATTCCGGAAACGGATTGGTCAAGGATAAACGTTCGTACGCTTCTTTCCATTGACCGCGATACACCATGTCATTCCACTCGGGGATGAGATTGTGCAGAGGGCAACCGGACGCACCGTTCGGCAACATGATGCCTGCTGAACAGAACGGAATGCCACAGCTCATACAACGGGACGCTTGAGTCCGAATTTTTTCTTCTGATGTTTCTTCACGCATCTCGCCCCAATTTTTGATACGGACTTCCGGAGAAATCTTTTCATAATTGGAACGGCTATATTCCTTAAATCCAGTAATTTTTCCCATCTTATCCCTCCTCCTTAGTTTGTCACAACTGGTTTGTAGCGCTCATCAAAGGCATAACGCATTGCGTCTTGACCAGTGATGCCCATCTGGTTCGCTATTTCGATGTTTTCCAGTATGAACTTGTAGTCGTTGGAGATGACCTTAGTGAAGCGGGATTTCATTTGATCCCAGTTAGCCAAGATATTTTGCGCTTTTGGACTTCCCGTAAAGATCATATGCTCCTGCAGCATGCGCTTGATTGTGTCATGCTCTGTGTCATTCAAATCTGTCGTTGCGCTGACCATTTCCATGTTCAGGTTGTCTTCGTCGAAATCAAGGATATAAGCTACCCCGCCCGACATCCCGGCAGCGAAGTTACGACCGGTTTTTCCGATGATCAGAACCGTTCCGCCAGTCATGTATTCACAACCGTGGTCGCCGATTCCTTCAACAACAGTATCCACGCCACTGTTACGGACGCAGAAACGTTCTCCGGCGATTCCGTTGATGTATGCTTTACCACTGGTTGCGCCATAGAAAGCGACGTTACCTGTGATGATGTTTTCTTCAGGTGCGAATGTAGCCTCATTCGGTACGCGCACGATGATTTTACCACCGGACAAGCCTTTACCGATGTAGTCATTTGAATCGCCTTCCAGCGTCAATGTCATCCCTTTCGGAATGAATGCGCCGAAACTTTGTCCTGCCGAGCCCACGAATGTCAATTGGATCGTATCTTCAGGCAAGCCTTCAGCACCATATTTTTTCGATATTTCGCTGCCGATGATGGTTCCGACAACGCGGTCGATGTTCTGGATGGCTGATTTAGCTACGATGCGTTTCTTGGAGTCGATTGCCGGTTTCACGATTCTCAACAGACGACGCATATCCAATGTTTTCTCTAATTCATGGTCTTGCTCCGTCATGTTGTATCTGCCGACATTCGGTGCTGCATATGGTTGGTACAATACGCTGGACAGATCGACTGTCTTCGCTTTCCAATGCTTCACATTTTCTTTCATCTTCAGCTTGTCGCTGCGTCCGACCATTTCATTGATCGTGCGGAAGCCTAATTTCGCCATGATTTCACGCAATTCCTCGGCAACGAACATCATGAAGTTCACGACGTATTCCGGTTTTCCTTGGAAGTTTTTGCGCAATGTTTCATCTTGCGTTGCGATACCCACTGGACATGTGTTCAAGTGGCAGACACGCATCATGACGCAGCCGATAGCCACTAGCGGTGTTGTCGCAAAGCCGAATTCCTCGGCACCCAACATACAGGCGATCGCAACATCGCGGCCAGTCAATAATTTACCATCCGTTTCGACGCGGACACGGTCACGCAATTTGTTCAACACCAAGGTTTGGTGCGCTTCAGCCAAGCCCAGTTCCCACGGCAAGCCGGTATTACGGATGCTGGTTCTTGGTGCTGCACCTGTACCGCCGTCATAACCACTGATCAGGATCGTATCGGCATTTGCTTTCGCAACACCTGCTGCGATCGTACCAACGCCGGCTTCGGAAACCAATTTCACGTTGATGCGCGCATGACGGTTGGCATTCTTCAAGTCGAAGATCAATTCTTTCAAATCTTCGATGGAGTAGATATCGTGATGCGGAGGTGGTGAAATCAGGCCTACACCCGCGATGGAGCCACGTGTTTTAGCGATTTCAGGATACACTTTCGGTCCTGGCAATTGTCCGCCTTCACCCGGTTTTGCACCTTGGGCCATCTTGATTTGAATTTCCTTCGCGTTCACCAAGTAATGGCTCGTAACGCCGAAACGTCCGGAAGCGACTTGTTTGATGGCACTGTTGCGGGAATCTCCGTTTTCATCCAATTCATAACGGCTTGGATCTTCTCCACCTTCACCAGAGTTGCTCATCCCGCCGAGACGGTTCATAGCGATCGCTAAGGTTTGGTGTGCTTCGATACTGATCGATCCGTAAGACATCGCTCCAGTCTTGAAGCGTTTCACGATGCTTTCAGCCGATTCGACTTCTTCGATCGGAATCGCGTCTTGTGCGTTTGGCTTGAATTGCATCAGTTGACGCAGTGTATAAGCCTTCGTATCAGCATTGATTTCGCGAGAGAACTCTTTGTATTGCTCATAGTCCCCTTGGCGAGTCGCTTGCTGCAGTCGGTAGATCGTGCTCGGATTGTACAAGTGTTCTTCACCCATTGCCGAGTATTGGAAATGACCGCCCACTCCAAGCGTTTCGCTGTAAGGCGCTGTAGCTTTATAGGCACTGTCATGACGCATTCTGTTTTCTGTAGCAATTTCCTGCAGACCGATACCTTCGATGCGGGTAGGCGTGCCTGTGAAGTATTTAGCGACAACTTCGCTGTTGACTCCCAATGCTTCAAAAATTTGCGCCCCATGATAACTGCGCATTGTTGAAATACCCATTTTTGTCAATACTTTGGACATACCGTGGACAGCTGCGTGGATGTAGTTCGCTTCCGCTGCCTCAGCATCCAGTCCGTCCAACAAACCTTCTTCAGCAAGTTCGCGGATGGTCGCATAAGTCAAGTAAGGATTGACCGCGTTACAGCCATATCCTACTAATGTACAGTAATGATGCACTTCTCTTGGTTCACCGGATTCCAGCACAAGGCCGACGCTTGTGCGTGTTTCTTCGCGGATCAAGTGATGATGCAGACCGGAAACAGCCAATAAAGCCGGAATGGCTGCCCATTCAGCGTTCACACCACGGTCGGAAAGGACCAAAATGTTGGCGCCTGAGTCAATTGCCTTGTCCGCAGCACTGAAAAGACGTTCCAAAGCTTTTTCCATCCCTTTTGCATCTTCTTCGACGCGGTAAAGCAGGGAAAGCGTGACTGTTTTGAATTTATCGTCCTGCAACGCTTTGATTTTCGCTAATTCAGCATCCGTCAAAATCGGGC is a window from the Trichococcus shcherbakoviae genome containing:
- the gltB gene encoding glutamate synthase large subunit encodes the protein MNSYTPPKKQGMYDPAYEHDACGMGFVVDINGNGSYKLVSDALDLLENMEHRGASGADAKTGDGAGIMVQIPHHFFSRECDVLGIHLPKKGDYGVGMLFAHKYEDLRHEQMRMVEEIITSEGQKVLGWREVPIDSSEIGVTAKAAIPRFIQVFVGKGNPDMTEMDFERKLFVIRKLSEKQIVPMSEKRGGSFYFASFSSKTIVYKGMLTAEQLRSFYLDLTDLDFTSALAMVHSRFSTNTFPSWERAHPNRYLIHNGEINTIRGNINWMRARQGSMSQDLLDASEKIYPIVDETGSDSSQFDNNLEFLYLNGRSLPEAVMMMVPEPWEKNKTMSKSKKDFYNFNNFLMEPWDGPAAMGFTDGEIVGAVLDRNGLRPSRYYVTKDDRVILSSEVGVVNVRPEDVAYKGRLEPGKMLLIDTKQKRIISDEEIKETVAAKQPYGEWAEKHISKMKDFAPAPLTATVEPEELLHQQKAFGYTFEDIQLLIKPMAVTGGDSVGAMGIDSPLAVLSDKPQMLYLYFKQLFAQVTNPPIDGIREEIVTSDTMLVGNCGNLLDPDNADTHAIYLDSPILTDAELAKIKALQDDKFKTVTLSLLYRVEEDAKGMEKALERLFSAADKAIDSGANILVLSDRGVNAEWAAIPALLAVSGLHHHLIREETRTSVGLVLESGEPREVHHYCTLVGYGCNAVNPYLTYATIRELAEEGLLDGLDAEAAEANYIHAAVHGMSKVLTKMGISTMRSYHGAQIFEALGVNSEVVAKYFTGTPTRIEGIGLQEIATENRMRHDSAYKATAPYSETLGVGGHFQYSAMGEEHLYNPSTIYRLQQATRQGDYEQYKEFSREINADTKAYTLRQLMQFKPNAQDAIPIEEVESAESIVKRFKTGAMSYGSISIEAHQTLAIAMNRLGGMSNSGEGGEDPSRYELDENGDSRNSAIKQVASGRFGVTSHYLVNAKEIQIKMAQGAKPGEGGQLPGPKVYPEIAKTRGSIAGVGLISPPPHHDIYSIEDLKELIFDLKNANRHARINVKLVSEAGVGTIAAGVAKANADTILISGYDGGTGAAPRTSIRNTGLPWELGLAEAHQTLVLNKLRDRVRVETDGKLLTGRDVAIACMLGAEEFGFATTPLVAIGCVMMRVCHLNTCPVGIATQDETLRKNFQGKPEYVVNFMMFVAEELREIMAKLGFRTINEMVGRSDKLKMKENVKHWKAKTVDLSSVLYQPYAAPNVGRYNMTEQDHELEKTLDMRRLLRIVKPAIDSKKRIVAKSAIQNIDRVVGTIIGSEISKKYGAEGLPEDTIQLTFVGSAGQSFGAFIPKGMTLTLEGDSNDYIGKGLSGGKIIVRVPNEATFAPEENIITGNVAFYGATSGKAYINGIAGERFCVRNSGVDTVVEGIGDHGCEYMTGGTVLIIGKTGRNFAAGMSGGVAYILDFDEDNLNMEMVSATTDLNDTEHDTIKRMLQEHMIFTGSPKAQNILANWDQMKSRFTKVISNDYKFILENIEIANQMGITGQDAMRYAFDERYKPVVTN